A region of Leclercia adecarboxylata DNA encodes the following proteins:
- the lipA gene encoding lipoyl synthase, protein MSKPIVMERGVKYRDADKMALIPVKNVATEREALLRKPAWMKIKLPADSSRIQGIKAAMRKNGLHSVCEEASCPNLAECFNHGTATFMILGAICTRRCPFCDVAHGRPVAPDANEPQKLAQTIADMALRYVVITSVDRDDLRDGGAQHFADCINAIREKSPSIKIETLVPDFRGRMDRALEILNANPPDVFNHNLENVPRLYRQVRPGADYNWSLKLLERFKEAHPDIPTKSGLMVGLGETNEEIVEVMRDLRRHGVTMLTLGQYLQPSRHHLPVQRYVSPEEFDEMKAEAMAMGFTHAACGPFVRSSYHADMQAKGEEVK, encoded by the coding sequence ATGAGTAAACCCATTGTGATGGAACGCGGTGTTAAATACCGTGATGCCGATAAAATGGCCCTAATCCCGGTTAAAAACGTGGCTACGGAGCGCGAAGCGCTGTTAAGAAAACCGGCATGGATGAAAATTAAACTTCCGGCGGACTCTTCGCGTATTCAGGGAATCAAAGCGGCGATGCGCAAAAACGGCCTACACTCCGTGTGTGAAGAGGCCTCCTGCCCGAACCTTGCCGAGTGCTTTAACCACGGTACCGCGACCTTCATGATCCTCGGCGCCATCTGTACCCGCCGTTGCCCGTTCTGTGACGTTGCCCATGGTCGTCCTGTCGCCCCGGATGCCAATGAACCGCAGAAGCTGGCCCAGACTATCGCCGACATGGCATTACGCTATGTGGTTATCACCTCCGTTGACCGCGACGATCTGCGCGACGGCGGTGCTCAGCACTTTGCTGACTGTATTAATGCCATTCGTGAAAAGAGCCCGTCCATTAAGATTGAGACGCTGGTTCCTGACTTCCGTGGCCGTATGGACCGTGCGCTTGAGATCCTCAACGCCAATCCGCCAGACGTGTTTAACCACAACCTGGAAAACGTACCACGCCTCTATCGTCAGGTTCGTCCGGGCGCAGATTACAACTGGTCGCTGAAGCTGCTGGAGCGTTTTAAAGAAGCCCATCCGGATATCCCGACTAAATCAGGTCTGATGGTCGGTCTCGGTGAGACTAACGAAGAGATTGTTGAAGTGATGCGCGACCTGCGCCGCCACGGCGTCACCATGCTGACCCTGGGCCAGTATCTGCAACCAAGCCGTCATCACCTGCCGGTGCAGCGTTACGTAAGCCCTGAAGAGTTTGACGAGATGAAAGCCGAAGCGATGGCGATGGGCTTTACCCATGCTGCCTGCGGTCCGTTCGTGCGTTCCTCTTACCATGCCGATATGCAGGCGAAAGGCGAAGAAGTGAAGTAA